The sequence GGGGTGTCGTTCCGCAGCCGGGAGCCGGTCCTCGGTGAGATCGCCCGCCGGATTCCCGCCACCGTCCTTCTCGCCGCGACGTCCATCACCGTGGCGGTCCTCGTCGCCCTGCCGCTCGGGGTGTTCGCGGCGATGCGGCGGGGGAAGGCCGCGGACTACTTGTCGGGGTTCGCGGCGATGCTCTCCCTGTCCATCCCGAACTTTCTCCTCGGACCGTTGCTCGTGCTCCTCTTCTCCGTGCAGCTTGGGCTCCTCCCCGTGTCGGGGTACGGCGCGGGCCGTCCGCTGGTGCTGCCCGCCATCACGCTCGGGACGGGGATGGCCGCCCTGTTGACGCGGATGGTCCGGGCGACGCTGCTGGAGGAGCTCCGGAAGGAGTACGTCACGGCCGCCATGGCGCGGGGTCTGTCGTACCGGTCCGCCGTCGCCCTCCACGCGCTGCGCAACGCGCTCGTCCCCGTCGTCACGGCGCTGGGGCTGTCGTTCGGCGCGGTGCTCGCCGGGAGCGTCATCACGGAGACGATCTTCTCCTGGCCCGGGATCGGCCGCCTGCTGATCCAGGCGATCGACGCGCGGGAC is a genomic window of Deltaproteobacteria bacterium containing:
- a CDS encoding ABC transporter permease; its protein translation is MRRYLLGRLLRTVPVVFGVVTVVFLLIHLLPGDPVEIMLGESAVPAQKEELRRELRLDRPILSQYASFLAGIPRGDLGVSFRSREPVLGEIARRIPATVLLAATSITVAVLVALPLGVFAAMRRGKAADYLSGFAAMLSLSIPNFLLGPLLVLLFSVQLGLLPVSGYGAGRPLVLPAITLGTGMAALLTRMVRATLLEELRKEYVTAAMARGLSYRSAVALHALRNALVPVVTALGLSFGAVLAGSVITETIFSWPGIGRLLIQAIDARDYPLVQGCVLVIALSTVAVNLATDILCARLDPRIRYE